GGCCACAGGGGCCTCGACGACAGCAGCGGCCTCGACCGGAGCGGCGGCCTTCTTCGCCCGGGTGCGCTTGGGCTTCGTCTCCGTGACCTCGGCGACCTCCGCGACCTCGACGGCCGGGGCGGCGACGGTCTCCACCGCGGCCACGGCCTTCTTGGCGCGGGTGCGCTTGGGCTTGGTCTCCGCGACCTCGGCGACCTCGACGGCCTCCGCGACCGGGGCCGTCTCGACGACGGCCTCGGCGGCCGGGGCGACGGCCTTCCTGGCGCGGGTGCGCTTCGGCTTGACCTCGGCGGTCTCCTCGGCCACAGGGGCCTCGACGACAGCAGCGGCCTCGACCGGAGCGGCAGCCTTCTTCGCCCGGGTGCGGCGGACCGGCTTGGCCGGGGCGGCCTCGGCGGCCGGTGCCGGTGCGACCGTCTGGAAGTCGGCCTCGGGCTCGGCCACGACGGCCTTACGGGCGCGGGTCCGCTTCGGGGCGACCGGAGCCGCCTCGGTGGCCTGGGCCGGAATGACCGGGGCGGCGGCCGCCGCGACCACGGTCTGGACCGTCTGGAAGTCGGGCTCGGGGTCCTTCCGCACGGCCTCCAGCGGCGCGAGGGGCGCGAGGGCGCCCTGCGGCCGGGTGCCACGCGTACGACGACGGCGCTGCTGACGGTCGGCCTGCTGCTCCGAGGCCGGGGCCTTCGCGGCCGGGGCCTCGGTGGACGGGGCGGAGGCGGCCTCGGTCGTCACGGGCGTGACGGCGGCCGGGGAGCCGGAGCCGGAACCGCTGCGGGTGCGACGGCGACGGCGCGGCTTCGCGGGCGTCTCCGGAGCGGACTGCTCCGTGGAGGTCGGGGCCTGCGTCGGGGCGGGCGTCTCGGCGACGGCGTCCGAGCCACCGCGGGTGCGACGGCGCTGACGGGGGGTGCGGGTACGGGCCGGGCGCTCTTCCGCCACCGGCGCCGACGCCTGCTTCGGGCCGCGGCCGCGACCACGGCCGCCGGTCTCGCCGAGGTCCTCGATCTCCTCGGCCGCGAGCCCGGCGCGCGTCCGCTCGGAACGCGGCAGGATGCCCTTGGTGCCGGCCGGGATGCCCAGCAGCTCGTAGAGGTGCGGGGAGGTGGAGTACGTCTCCTCCGGCTCGTCGAACGGCAGGTCGAGCGCCTTGTTGATCAGCTTCCAGCGCGGGATGTCGTCCCAGTCGACCAGCGTGATGGCCGTACCCGACTTGCCCGCGCGGCCGGTGCGGCCGATGCGGTGCAGGTAGGTCTTCTCGTCCTCGGGGGTCTGGTAATTGATCACATGGGTGACGTTGTCGACGTCGATACCGCGGGCGGCGACGTCGGTGCAGACCAGGACGTCGACCTTGCCGTTGCGGAACGCGCGCAGCGCCTGCTCGCGGGCGCCCTGACCGAGGTCGCCGTGGACCGCGCCGGAGGCGAAGCCGCGACGCGCGAGCTGGTCGGCGATATCCGCCGCCGTCCGCTTCGTCCGACAGAAGATCATCGCGAGCGCGCGGCCGTCCGACTGGAGGATGCGCGAGACCATCTCCGGCTTGTCCATGTTGTGGGCGCGGAAGACGTGCTGCGTGATGTTGGCGACGGTCTGGCCCTCGTCGTCCGGCGCGGTGGCGCGGATGTGCGTGGGCTGCGTCATGTAGCGGCGGGCGAGGTTGATGACCGCGCCCGGCATGGTCGCCGAGAACAGCATCGTCTGGCGCTTGGCCGGCAGCATCGTGATGATCCGCTCGACGTCGGGCAGGAAGCCCAGGTCGAGCATCTCGTCGGCCTCGTCCAGGACGAGGGCCTTCACGTGCGAGAGGTCGAGCTTGCGCTGGCCGGCGAGGTCGAGCAGACGGCCGGGCGTACCGACGATCACGTCGACGCCCTTCTTGAGCGCCTCGACCTGCGGCTCGTAGGCACGGCCGCCGTAGATCGCCAGGACCCGCACATTGCGGACCTTGCCGGCGGTGAGGAGGTCGTTGGTGACCTGCTGGCACAGCTCGCGGGTGGGGACGACCACGAGGGCCTGCGGGGCGTCGGTCAGCTGCTCGGGCTTGGCCCGGCCCGACTCGATGTCGGCGGGGACGACGACGCGCTCCAGCAGGGGCAGGCCGAAGCCCAGCGTCTTGCCGGTGCCG
The window above is part of the Streptomyces syringium genome. Proteins encoded here:
- a CDS encoding DEAD/DEAH box helicase, which translates into the protein MTLPVALSGSDVIGQAKTGTGKTLGFGLPLLERVVVPADIESGRAKPEQLTDAPQALVVVPTRELCQQVTNDLLTAGKVRNVRVLAIYGGRAYEPQVEALKKGVDVIVGTPGRLLDLAGQRKLDLSHVKALVLDEADEMLDLGFLPDVERIITMLPAKRQTMLFSATMPGAVINLARRYMTQPTHIRATAPDDEGQTVANITQHVFRAHNMDKPEMVSRILQSDGRALAMIFCRTKRTAADIADQLARRGFASGAVHGDLGQGAREQALRAFRNGKVDVLVCTDVAARGIDVDNVTHVINYQTPEDEKTYLHRIGRTGRAGKSGTAITLVDWDDIPRWKLINKALDLPFDEPEETYSTSPHLYELLGIPAGTKGILPRSERTRAGLAAEEIEDLGETGGRGRGRGPKQASAPVAEERPARTRTPRQRRRTRGGSDAVAETPAPTQAPTSTEQSAPETPAKPRRRRRTRSGSGSGSPAAVTPVTTEAASAPSTEAPAAKAPASEQQADRQQRRRRTRGTRPQGALAPLAPLEAVRKDPEPDFQTVQTVVAAAAAPVIPAQATEAAPVAPKRTRARKAVVAEPEADFQTVAPAPAAEAAPAKPVRRTRAKKAAAPVEAAAVVEAPVAEETAEVKPKRTRARKAVAPAAEAVVETAPVAEAVEVAEVAETKPKRTRAKKAVAAVETVAAPAVEVAEVAEVTETKPKRTRAKKAAAPVEAAAVVEAPVAEETAEVKPKRTRARKAAAPAAEAVAETVEAAEAEVKPKRTRARKAVAAEPVAETAPVVEEKPKRTRKAAAAKAEAVVETAEAAEAKPKRTRAKKAVAPVAEAVVEAAEVTEAKPKRTRAKKAVAAEPEAAPAAEAKPKRTRATKAAAAKPAAEVTDEAPAKPKRTRTTKPKVTTEG